One genomic segment of Arthrobacter sp. JZ12 includes these proteins:
- a CDS encoding MFS transporter, producing the protein MQSTVSRRSEDGSKPQLGTDPKKSRFLIKLSGVIAGGMFIDGFILGGIGLVIPAMTADLGLSFVWQGLIGASALIGIFLGGPLGGYFADKFGRKPMFIIDLAIFLAGSVAQFFVTDEIQLFIIRLLMGMAIGADYAIGWPLLAEFAPTRLRGKLLAFQEVAWYVGYLLAYAVGYYMSSALSADWRIILGMSTVPSLIVFLLRLGTPESPRWLISKGRVEEGHAIAREYMEEAEVEDVIREEVRKTSVWRLFSPQYRKATAFVSIYWVCNVTPYFAIATFAPIVLESFGLEDGLTGALLLNGFVVAGALAAMFLIERVGRRKLAIPPQWIGAAALIVIGLFAQVSPLIILTCFILFSFANAVSTALTGVYPGEVFPTEIRGAGVGFATAVSRIGAAAGTFILPLSVSGLGVGVTMLIAAGICVIGAVISQMWAPETRGMSLSEASASV; encoded by the coding sequence GTGCAATCTACTGTTTCCCGCCGCTCTGAAGACGGGTCCAAGCCGCAACTCGGAACGGACCCGAAGAAGAGCCGGTTCCTAATCAAGCTCAGCGGCGTGATCGCCGGTGGCATGTTCATCGACGGTTTCATCCTTGGTGGAATCGGACTTGTCATTCCTGCAATGACTGCCGATCTTGGCTTGTCATTCGTTTGGCAGGGCCTCATCGGTGCTTCAGCCCTGATCGGCATCTTCCTTGGTGGGCCCCTTGGCGGCTACTTCGCCGACAAGTTCGGCCGCAAGCCGATGTTCATCATCGACCTGGCCATCTTCCTGGCGGGCTCTGTAGCGCAATTCTTCGTTACCGATGAAATTCAGCTCTTCATCATCCGCCTGCTGATGGGCATGGCGATCGGCGCGGACTACGCGATTGGCTGGCCGCTGTTAGCCGAGTTCGCTCCTACGCGTTTGCGCGGCAAGCTCCTGGCCTTCCAGGAAGTGGCCTGGTACGTCGGGTACCTTCTCGCCTACGCCGTGGGTTACTACATGTCCTCCGCCCTGAGTGCCGACTGGCGCATCATTTTGGGCATGAGCACGGTTCCTTCCCTCATCGTTTTCCTGCTCCGCCTCGGAACGCCGGAGTCTCCGCGCTGGCTGATCAGCAAGGGACGCGTTGAGGAAGGACACGCCATCGCCCGTGAGTACATGGAAGAGGCGGAAGTGGAGGATGTGATCCGCGAAGAAGTGCGAAAGACCAGCGTCTGGCGACTGTTCTCACCCCAGTACCGCAAGGCCACAGCATTTGTGTCCATCTACTGGGTCTGCAACGTCACGCCCTACTTCGCGATCGCGACCTTCGCGCCCATCGTCCTGGAAAGCTTCGGGCTTGAGGACGGACTGACCGGCGCCCTCCTGCTGAACGGGTTCGTGGTTGCCGGCGCCCTTGCCGCCATGTTCCTCATCGAGCGGGTCGGACGCCGCAAGCTGGCCATTCCGCCGCAGTGGATCGGCGCCGCCGCGCTGATTGTCATCGGCCTCTTCGCTCAGGTATCCCCGCTGATCATCCTGACCTGCTTCATTCTCTTCTCCTTCGCCAACGCGGTTTCCACGGCCCTGACCGGGGTTTACCCGGGAGAAGTTTTCCCCACCGAGATACGCGGTGCCGGGGTCGGTTTCGCCACTGCCGTGTCCCGTATCGGTGCGGCGGCCGGAACCTTCATTCTGCCGCTGTCGGTTAGCGGCCTGGGTGTGGGCGTCACGATGCTCATCGCGGCGGGCATCTGCGTGATCGGGGCTGTGATCTCCCAGATGTGGGCTCCCGAAACGAGGGGCATGAGCCTCA
- a CDS encoding aldehyde dehydrogenase (NADP(+)), with protein sequence MTLTGHSLIAGQSVAGEGPTTAGFNPATNEALTPEYSLLTAEQLKAATAAAAEAYPSFSTLDPETHAAFLDAIADNIEALGDELITRACQETGLPTARIEGERKRTTGQLRLFGEVVRQGDFRGVRIDPAIPDRTPLPRADIRQRQIPLGPVAVFGASNFPLAFSTAGGDTASALAAGCPVVFKAHNAHPGTGELVGQAITKAVKQFNLHPGVFSLVYGPGASIGQALVADPHIKAVGFTGSQAAGVSLMRTAAARPEPIPVYAEMSSLNPVFVFEGALKGDIDALAQQYVASVTGSSGQLCTSPGLLFAPVGEAGDRFAAAVGRAVSACAGQTMLTEGIAGSWRTGTENLRSADNVTVIGEGTAGSTENAPAPAIFGTRVEDFVTNHVLHEEIFGAASLVIRYGSVAELMEATARIEGQLTASLQLTEEDYATAAQLIPLLEQKVGRIIVNGWPTGVEVGHAMVHGGPFPATSDSRSTSVGTLAINRFLRPVAYQNLPQELLPQPLQDSNPWHLNRRINGTVEAAEARV encoded by the coding sequence GTGACTCTCACCGGACATTCCCTAATCGCCGGCCAGTCCGTTGCTGGCGAAGGCCCGACTACGGCCGGATTCAATCCAGCTACCAACGAAGCTCTGACGCCGGAATACTCGCTGCTCACCGCAGAGCAGTTGAAGGCTGCGACAGCGGCCGCAGCCGAAGCGTACCCGTCCTTCAGTACTCTCGATCCCGAAACGCACGCCGCATTCCTGGACGCTATCGCGGACAATATCGAAGCCCTGGGCGACGAATTGATCACGCGTGCCTGCCAGGAAACCGGTCTCCCGACCGCCAGGATCGAGGGCGAGCGCAAGCGCACAACGGGCCAACTGCGGCTCTTCGGCGAGGTTGTCCGCCAGGGTGACTTCCGCGGGGTCCGCATCGATCCCGCCATCCCGGACCGCACTCCGCTCCCCCGTGCCGACATCCGCCAGCGACAGATCCCACTCGGACCGGTTGCCGTCTTCGGTGCCAGCAACTTCCCGCTTGCTTTCTCGACCGCCGGCGGTGACACGGCCTCTGCACTGGCCGCAGGCTGCCCTGTGGTCTTCAAGGCCCACAATGCACACCCGGGTACGGGTGAGCTTGTCGGTCAGGCCATCACTAAGGCTGTCAAGCAGTTCAATCTGCACCCCGGCGTCTTCTCGCTGGTCTACGGGCCGGGTGCCAGCATCGGGCAGGCACTGGTGGCCGATCCACACATCAAAGCTGTTGGTTTCACGGGTTCGCAGGCCGCAGGCGTTTCCCTGATGCGCACCGCCGCGGCGCGTCCGGAGCCGATTCCGGTCTACGCCGAAATGTCGTCCCTCAATCCGGTCTTCGTTTTCGAGGGCGCCCTCAAGGGTGACATCGATGCCCTCGCTCAGCAGTACGTGGCATCGGTGACAGGAAGTTCCGGGCAGCTCTGCACCTCGCCCGGGCTGCTGTTCGCCCCTGTCGGTGAAGCGGGCGACCGCTTCGCCGCCGCCGTCGGACGCGCCGTCAGCGCCTGCGCGGGCCAAACCATGCTGACCGAAGGTATCGCCGGCTCCTGGCGCACCGGAACCGAGAATCTTCGCTCCGCCGATAATGTGACGGTGATCGGAGAAGGCACCGCCGGGTCCACCGAGAACGCCCCGGCGCCGGCTATTTTCGGTACCCGCGTGGAGGACTTCGTGACCAACCACGTTCTGCATGAAGAGATTTTCGGTGCAGCTTCGCTGGTCATCCGCTACGGCTCCGTGGCAGAACTCATGGAGGCCACCGCACGTATCGAAGGCCAGCTCACAGCTTCGCTCCAGCTGACCGAAGAGGACTACGCGACGGCAGCTCAACTTATTCCCCTTCTGGAACAGAAGGTTGGCCGCATCATTGTCAACGGCTGGCCCACCGGCGTCGAGGTTGGTCACGCGATGGTGCACGGCGGACCGTTCCCGGCCACCTCGGACTCACGCAGCACGTCCGTTGGCACACTTGCCATCAACCGCTTCCTGCGCCCGGTGGCGTACCAGAATCTCCCTCAGGAGCTGCTCCCGCAGCCGCTCCAGGACAGCAACCCCTGGCACCTCAATCGCCGCATCAACGGCACGGTTGAGGCTGCGGAAGCCCGGGTCTAG
- a CDS encoding ester cyclase, which yields MTRQTTILNAWNRAWGDGDLTPFEEMLSPDYVRRSKSGSEDYATLRKTIEATHAAFPDTTTEILHIVEDGATAAIHWQTKGTHQGEFMDVPATGRSVTVTGASFLRFEDDKLAEEWVVWDPRELLSALGIWHLG from the coding sequence ATGACCCGTCAGACAACTATCCTCAATGCGTGGAACCGTGCGTGGGGTGACGGGGACCTGACCCCCTTCGAAGAGATGCTCAGCCCGGACTACGTCCGCCGCTCCAAGTCCGGCAGCGAGGACTATGCAACGCTTCGAAAGACCATTGAAGCAACGCATGCCGCTTTCCCGGACACCACCACGGAGATCCTGCACATTGTGGAGGACGGTGCTACAGCTGCCATCCACTGGCAGACCAAGGGTACCCACCAGGGTGAGTTCATGGACGTGCCTGCCACCGGTCGCAGCGTCACGGTGACGGGGGCCTCGTTCCTCCGGTTCGAGGACGACAAACTGGCCGAGGAGTGGGTGGTCTGGGATCCCCGGGAGCTGCTCTCCGCTCTCGGCATCTGGCACCTGGGTTAG
- a CDS encoding flavin reductase family protein → MDITPSSEITPDNDITPAYYRQVLGKLPTGVVAITGTNDDDEKLGLVVGTFQSLSLEPPLVMFCVDKGSSSWPKLRKLQKFTANILSDDQVSICRSLSRKGPEKFSGIPCTKGPLGTPHLNGATAYIDCVVTAEVVVGDHYMVVGSITHMSEGDGSALIFRGGKFGKYLPIEIPAPAQPVQSASEPARSAS, encoded by the coding sequence ATGGACATCACCCCATCCTCGGAAATTACGCCGGATAACGACATCACGCCCGCCTACTATCGGCAGGTACTAGGCAAACTTCCGACCGGCGTTGTAGCCATCACCGGAACCAACGACGACGACGAGAAGCTTGGCCTGGTTGTCGGTACATTCCAGTCCCTCTCGCTGGAACCGCCCCTGGTCATGTTCTGTGTTGACAAGGGCTCCTCGAGTTGGCCGAAACTGCGCAAGCTGCAGAAGTTCACTGCGAACATCCTCTCTGACGATCAGGTCAGCATCTGCCGGTCGCTGTCGCGAAAGGGCCCCGAAAAGTTCTCAGGCATTCCCTGCACCAAGGGTCCTCTCGGAACGCCGCACCTGAACGGTGCTACTGCGTACATCGACTGCGTAGTGACTGCGGAAGTAGTAGTCGGTGACCACTACATGGTGGTTGGATCCATCACGCACATGAGTGAAGGCGACGGAAGCGCCCTGATCTTCCGGGGCGGCAAGTTCGGCAAGTACCTCCCCATTGAAATCCCAGCGCCGGCGCAGCCGGTACAGTCGGCTTCGGAGCCCGCAAGGAGTGCATCATGA
- a CDS encoding flavin reductase family protein, with translation MSVNALAARPISSDTYRAVMRHLPTGVAAVCSTDRTTGVQNGMIVGTFASLSMEPALVTFSVMDSSTSWPKIADASTFSISLLAEDQQQVCRALSSKGEDKLRSVAWSESEWGNPHIQGALAWFDCRVEQQFVAGDHIVVIASVIDMAHSEGSPLIFHGGRFGSFRENLIPSS, from the coding sequence ATGAGTGTTAACGCTCTTGCTGCGCGGCCCATCAGTTCTGACACGTACCGCGCGGTCATGCGCCACCTGCCCACCGGAGTTGCCGCGGTCTGCTCAACGGACCGGACCACCGGCGTCCAGAACGGCATGATCGTCGGGACGTTCGCCTCCCTCTCCATGGAACCGGCGCTGGTGACCTTCAGCGTTATGGATTCCTCCACCAGTTGGCCGAAAATTGCGGACGCCTCGACGTTCAGCATCAGCCTGCTGGCGGAAGACCAGCAGCAGGTTTGCCGGGCGCTTTCGTCGAAGGGCGAGGACAAGCTGCGCTCAGTTGCCTGGTCAGAGTCCGAGTGGGGCAACCCGCACATCCAGGGTGCCCTGGCCTGGTTCGACTGCCGCGTAGAGCAGCAGTTCGTGGCAGGTGATCACATTGTGGTCATTGCGAGCGTCATCGACATGGCGCACAGTGAAGGCTCACCCCTGATTTTTCATGGTGGCCGCTTCGGCAGCTTCAGGGAAAACCTCATTCCGTCCTCCTAG
- a CDS encoding NAD(P)/FAD-dependent oxidoreductase has protein sequence MTEQTDVVVIGAGLAGLITARELGNRGHEVVVLEARERLGGRVYTERRLDQNLELGGNWLHWTQPHVWAEVTRYGLEVSRGPRSEETYWLAGDEVRRGNLDDFMNLIDPGMTRVLEDTMKWLPRPDAPLTNPDLAEVDQYNLQEMLDKLDLSVDERNANEAAWVGHFNAPLDQCAYVNALRWTAGSSGHWHLMHEASAIFRLKNGNDTLVKAIAADADADIRLNSPVTSVRHTDDGATVTYGDGREITAKKVVITLPQNILHKLDVQPALSEGKLAPSRERTASQGVKAWIRVKGPIKPFFAYSAQDKPLSVIRTEFVSDTDAVLVGFGADANRIDVTDPEQIQEAIRVWRDDLEVIEVTGHKWGEDPYAEETWQIQRPGQLTKYHAAQQASEGALHFASSDIANIWAGFFDGAIESGLRASRDVDAELKAQS, from the coding sequence ATGACTGAACAGACTGACGTCGTCGTCATCGGTGCCGGTCTTGCCGGCCTGATCACCGCCCGTGAACTGGGCAACCGCGGTCACGAGGTGGTTGTCCTGGAAGCCCGTGAGCGCCTCGGCGGCCGCGTGTACACCGAGCGCCGCCTGGACCAGAACCTCGAGCTTGGCGGGAACTGGCTGCACTGGACCCAGCCGCACGTGTGGGCTGAGGTGACCCGGTACGGCCTTGAGGTTTCCCGCGGGCCGCGTTCGGAGGAGACCTACTGGCTGGCCGGCGACGAAGTCCGCCGCGGCAACCTGGATGACTTCATGAACCTCATCGACCCCGGCATGACCCGGGTCCTCGAGGACACCATGAAGTGGCTGCCCCGCCCCGACGCCCCACTGACCAACCCGGACCTGGCCGAGGTTGACCAGTACAACCTGCAGGAAATGCTGGACAAGCTGGACCTGTCCGTGGATGAGCGCAACGCCAACGAGGCCGCCTGGGTGGGCCACTTCAACGCGCCGCTGGATCAGTGCGCGTACGTCAACGCGCTGCGCTGGACCGCCGGGTCCTCCGGGCACTGGCACCTGATGCACGAGGCCTCGGCCATCTTCCGCCTCAAGAACGGCAATGACACCCTCGTCAAGGCCATTGCGGCCGACGCCGACGCCGACATCCGCCTGAACTCCCCGGTCACCTCCGTGCGCCACACCGACGACGGCGCCACCGTCACCTACGGTGACGGTCGGGAAATCACTGCCAAGAAGGTTGTCATCACCCTTCCGCAGAACATTCTCCACAAGCTTGATGTCCAGCCGGCGCTCTCCGAGGGCAAGCTCGCCCCGAGCCGGGAACGCACCGCATCACAGGGCGTGAAGGCCTGGATCCGGGTCAAGGGACCCATCAAGCCGTTCTTCGCCTACTCCGCGCAGGACAAGCCGCTCTCGGTCATCCGCACCGAGTTCGTCAGCGACACCGACGCCGTGCTGGTCGGCTTCGGCGCCGACGCCAACCGCATCGATGTCACCGACCCCGAGCAGATCCAGGAAGCCATTCGCGTCTGGCGCGACGACCTCGAGGTTATCGAGGTCACCGGCCACAAGTGGGGCGAAGACCCGTACGCCGAGGAGACCTGGCAGATCCAGCGCCCCGGCCAGCTCACCAAGTACCACGCAGCACAGCAGGCCAGCGAAGGCGCACTGCACTTCGCCAGCAGTGACATTGCGAATATCTGGGCAGGCTTCTTCGACGGCGCCATCGAATCCGGTCTGCGTGCCAGCCGCGATGTCGATGCAGAGCTGAAGGCACAGTCATGA
- a CDS encoding LLM class flavin-dependent oxidoreductase → MKNEPLSLFAFDVFAPSHLTSGSWRTEGDQGYRYTDLQYWTGIAQKLEKAGFDGIFFADNVGYHDVYRGNGDAALRDAAQIPINDPTVLISGMAAVTKHLTFGVTCSATYEPPYLLARKFSSLDHLTGGRVGWNIVTSYSEAAARNLGKEQQLTPAERYDMADEYMDVVYKLWESSYEEDAVVRDVESATYIDPAKVHQINHSGQHFTVPGFHLCEPSPQRTPVLFQAGSSSRGMEFGGKHAEAVFIQSTSVEGAKRTSAKLRQAVSDAGRDPRDVKIIILLTVVVAPTDEEAQAKYQKAVDNAPVDAILARFSGWTGIDMSEYELDTPLRSVGTKAGQSMVDMFSKADPDRDWTPRQIAEFLAVGGTGCTIVGSPETVAAELRRWRDEADIDGVNLSYTTKPGGWEDFIELALPLLREQGIVAPARSDDEAPVTLREKLFPGHKYTLEGHPATSQRARNLSEASR, encoded by the coding sequence ATGAAGAATGAACCCCTGAGCCTTTTCGCCTTCGACGTGTTCGCTCCCTCGCACCTGACCTCCGGGTCCTGGCGCACGGAAGGCGACCAGGGTTACCGCTACACCGATCTGCAGTACTGGACGGGGATTGCCCAGAAGCTTGAGAAGGCCGGCTTCGACGGCATCTTCTTCGCTGACAACGTCGGCTACCACGACGTGTACCGGGGCAACGGGGATGCGGCTCTGCGCGACGCTGCGCAGATTCCGATCAACGACCCAACCGTACTGATCAGCGGGATGGCCGCAGTGACCAAGCACCTGACCTTCGGCGTAACCTGCTCGGCAACCTACGAGCCGCCGTACCTGCTCGCGCGCAAGTTCAGCAGCCTGGACCACCTCACGGGCGGCCGCGTGGGCTGGAACATTGTGACGTCCTACTCCGAGGCTGCTGCCCGGAACCTGGGCAAGGAGCAGCAGCTCACTCCGGCCGAGCGTTATGACATGGCTGACGAATACATGGACGTTGTGTACAAGCTCTGGGAGAGCTCCTACGAGGAAGACGCCGTGGTCCGCGACGTCGAATCCGCGACCTACATCGATCCCGCCAAGGTGCACCAGATCAACCACTCGGGCCAGCACTTTACGGTCCCGGGCTTCCATCTGTGCGAGCCGTCCCCGCAGCGCACTCCCGTTCTTTTCCAGGCCGGCTCCTCTTCCAGGGGCATGGAGTTCGGCGGTAAGCACGCCGAAGCTGTCTTCATCCAGAGCACCTCCGTGGAAGGCGCCAAGCGCACCTCGGCAAAGCTTCGCCAGGCCGTTTCCGACGCAGGGCGGGATCCGCGCGATGTCAAGATCATCATCCTGCTCACGGTTGTCGTTGCACCCACGGATGAGGAAGCCCAGGCGAAGTACCAGAAGGCAGTCGATAACGCACCGGTCGACGCGATCCTCGCCCGTTTCAGCGGCTGGACCGGCATTGATATGTCCGAGTATGAACTGGACACCCCGCTGCGCTCTGTCGGAACGAAGGCCGGCCAGTCGATGGTCGACATGTTCTCCAAGGCGGACCCGGACCGCGACTGGACCCCGCGCCAGATCGCAGAGTTCCTGGCTGTCGGCGGCACCGGATGCACGATCGTGGGCTCACCTGAAACCGTTGCTGCCGAACTGCGCCGGTGGCGGGATGAGGCCGACATCGACGGTGTCAACCTGAGCTACACCACCAAGCCCGGCGGCTGGGAAGACTTCATCGAGTTGGCGCTTCCGCTGCTCCGTGAGCAGGGCATCGTCGCCCCCGCCCGGTCCGATGATGAGGCGCCCGTGACGCTGCGGGAGAAGCTCTTCCCCGGCCACAAGTACACCCTGGAGGGTCACCCTGCAACCAGCCAGCGCGCCCGCAACCTCAGCGAAGCAAGCCGCTAG
- a CDS encoding IclR family transcriptional regulator: MALGRGASSMDADEAGSSSGSQEPFDLINKSVVKATLLLRELGRHRNGINVTELAQTVGMSRPTAFRLLLSLEHTGFVERTDNRYMLGWQVAHLGRLADPFAAAVSRTQPILDEYAKKVNETLSFVIVRAEGETDHVVIAEASGTRYLSASHQYLGGTYPLHASATGKVILAEQSDEKIAATLPDTLEALTEHTITSRDALMEELKQVREQGYALLDNELEEGLFAIGCPVRDAGVLIGVVTVQGPTERLKSQLSENITELHNAAEEITRALT; encoded by the coding sequence ATGGCACTGGGACGAGGCGCATCATCGATGGACGCAGACGAGGCCGGGAGCTCATCGGGCAGCCAGGAGCCGTTTGACCTTATTAACAAATCGGTGGTGAAGGCCACTCTGCTGCTGCGTGAACTCGGCCGCCACCGCAACGGCATCAATGTCACCGAGCTTGCGCAAACTGTGGGAATGTCGCGGCCCACAGCTTTCCGCCTGCTGCTGAGCCTGGAGCACACCGGCTTCGTTGAACGCACCGACAACCGCTACATGCTGGGTTGGCAGGTCGCACATTTGGGCAGGCTTGCCGACCCCTTTGCCGCAGCGGTCTCCCGCACGCAGCCCATCCTCGATGAGTACGCAAAGAAGGTCAACGAGACGTTGAGCTTCGTGATCGTCAGGGCGGAGGGTGAAACCGATCATGTGGTCATCGCCGAGGCCTCCGGAACCCGCTATCTGAGCGCCTCACACCAGTACCTCGGTGGCACCTACCCGCTGCATGCGAGCGCCACCGGCAAGGTCATTCTTGCCGAACAAAGCGACGAGAAGATCGCCGCTACCCTTCCTGACACACTTGAGGCATTAACTGAGCACACCATCACCAGCCGCGACGCCCTGATGGAAGAACTGAAGCAGGTCCGCGAACAGGGCTATGCGCTTCTCGATAACGAACTTGAAGAAGGTCTTTTCGCCATCGGCTGTCCTGTGCGCGATGCGGGCGTCCTCATCGGCGTAGTGACGGTACAGGGCCCGACTGAGCGGCTGAAGTCCCAGCTGTCCGAGAACATCACTGAATTGCATAACGCAGCTGAGGAAATCACCCGCGCACTGACATAG
- a CDS encoding NAD-dependent succinate-semialdehyde dehydrogenase: MSVPALTELELLDSVPTGLLINGEWRPSTTGKTFDVEDPATGKVLLSIADASAEDGKAALDAAAAAQDSWAKVPARERGEILRRAFDLVTARAEDFALLMTLEMGKPLAEARGEVAYAAEFLRWFSEEAVRAFGRYSVAPDGKTRILVTKKPVGPCLLITPWNFPLAMATRKVAPAVAAGCTMVLKPAKLTPLTSQLFAAVMQEAGLPAGVLNVISSTSAGATTGPLIKDQRLRKLSFTGSTEVGRRLLSDASETVLRTSMELGGNAPFLVFEDADIDAAVAGAMLAKLRNMGEACTAANRFIVHESVAAEFADKFALKMKEMTIARGTEPDSKVGPLIDAESRDKVHELVSDAVTSGAQAVVGGAPVDGPGYFYQPTVLTGVTEGSRILSEEIFGPVAPIVTFATEDDAVRLANATEYGLAAYVFTKDLNRGIRMGERLETGMLGLNAGVISNAAAPFGGVKQSGLGREGGLEGIEEYLYTQYIGIADPYAS; encoded by the coding sequence ATGTCTGTCCCCGCACTGACCGAGCTTGAACTGCTTGACTCTGTCCCCACCGGCCTGCTGATCAACGGCGAATGGCGGCCCTCCACTACCGGTAAGACCTTCGACGTTGAAGACCCCGCGACCGGCAAGGTCCTGCTGAGCATCGCGGATGCTTCGGCTGAGGACGGCAAGGCCGCCCTCGACGCCGCCGCCGCAGCGCAGGACTCCTGGGCGAAGGTCCCGGCCCGCGAGCGCGGCGAAATACTTCGACGGGCATTCGACCTGGTCACCGCGCGCGCCGAGGACTTCGCGCTGCTCATGACCCTCGAGATGGGCAAGCCCCTTGCGGAAGCCCGCGGTGAGGTTGCCTACGCCGCCGAGTTCCTGCGCTGGTTCTCGGAAGAAGCCGTACGTGCCTTCGGCCGCTACTCGGTGGCACCGGACGGCAAGACCCGAATCCTGGTCACCAAGAAGCCGGTCGGCCCCTGCCTGCTGATCACGCCGTGGAACTTCCCGCTGGCCATGGCAACCCGCAAGGTTGCTCCCGCCGTGGCCGCCGGCTGCACCATGGTCCTGAAGCCCGCCAAGTTGACCCCTCTGACCTCACAGCTCTTCGCCGCGGTCATGCAGGAAGCCGGTTTGCCCGCCGGCGTTCTGAACGTCATCTCCTCCACCAGCGCCGGCGCGACCACCGGCCCGCTGATCAAGGACCAGCGCCTGCGCAAGCTCTCCTTCACCGGCTCCACCGAGGTGGGCCGCCGCCTGCTTTCGGATGCCTCTGAGACCGTCCTGCGCACCTCGATGGAACTCGGCGGAAACGCCCCGTTCCTGGTGTTCGAAGACGCGGACATCGACGCCGCAGTGGCCGGAGCCATGCTCGCCAAGCTGCGCAACATGGGCGAGGCCTGCACCGCTGCCAACCGGTTCATCGTCCACGAGTCGGTTGCCGCTGAGTTCGCCGACAAGTTCGCGCTGAAGATGAAGGAAATGACCATCGCCCGCGGCACCGAACCGGACTCCAAGGTGGGCCCGCTGATCGACGCCGAAAGCCGCGACAAGGTTCACGAGCTGGTGTCCGACGCCGTCACTTCCGGCGCGCAGGCAGTGGTGGGCGGTGCCCCCGTGGACGGACCGGGCTACTTCTACCAGCCCACCGTGCTGACCGGAGTCACCGAAGGATCCCGGATCCTGTCCGAGGAAATCTTCGGACCTGTGGCCCCGATCGTCACCTTTGCCACCGAGGACGACGCCGTGCGGCTGGCCAATGCCACGGAGTACGGCCTTGCCGCCTACGTCTTCACCAAGGATCTCAACCGTGGAATCCGTATGGGGGAGCGTCTCGAGACCGGCATGCTCGGCCTCAACGCCGGTGTCATCTCGAATGCAGCCGCGCCCTTTGGCGGTGTGAAGCAGTCGGGCCTCGGACGTGAGGGCGGACTGGAAGGCATCGAGGAGTACCTCTACACCCAATACATCGGCATCGCGGATCCCTACGCGAGCTAG